One window from the genome of Cucumis melo cultivar AY chromosome 10, USDA_Cmelo_AY_1.0, whole genome shotgun sequence encodes:
- the LOC103502549 gene encoding DNA (cytosine-5)-methyltransferase 1B-like, with protein MAKKTRSQLMATSNDLKESDTKNVKAVKPKQKRNRLENGEQVVGVRKMPKRAAACSDFKVKTIQLPEKSSIIECKREVTVEDEIAAVGLTTLGQDDSRPNRRLTEFTFHDEDGKPQAVEMLEVNDLFISGVILPFEDTPDKEKNKGVRCEGFGRIESWTISGYEDGSPTIWISTDVADYDCVRPAGGYKKLYNIFYEKANACVEVYKKLARTSGGNPDLTLEELLGGVVRSLNSSRNFPAGMSVKDFIFLQGEFIYNQLIGLDDTSKKNDQVFTDLPVLCALRDESRKQGNLLPNAGTFDGFTNLGLKIKDGEQLNPPNITGSGVEEDEDLKLAKLLQEEEYWRSAKQRKNQRSTTSSNKFYIKINEDEIANDYPLPAFYKTTKDEMDEYVIFDGDMDVCDPDDLPRSMLHNWSLYNSDSRLISLELLPMKPCDDIDVTIYGSGIMTADDGSGFCLDADTSQSCSSQMQNTDGIPIYLSAIKEWMIEFGSSMVFISIRTDMAWYRLGKPSKQYAPWYQTVLKTARLAISIITLLKEQSRASKLSFAVIIKKISEFDKNNPAYISSIPSVVERYVVVHGQIILQTFSEYPDDMIRKCAFITGLSDKMEERHHTKWLVKKKAVLKQEANMNPRASMKPVTSRKAMPATTTKLINRIWGEFYSNYSPEDLKEADNNETKEDEPEEEEEVEDEESEEVEEEDVQVDLKTKESKPVVKPAKAKLSEGNNKWDGKIVGKTSQGYPLYKQAIVHGDLVAVGGFVYVETDNVHDLPALYLVEYMYEKSNGKKMVHGRLIVRGLETVLGNAAKEREVFLTNDCLEFELNEIRETVVVESCMRPWGYQHRKANAKMDKADEERAEERKRRGLPMEFYCKSLYWPEKGAFFCLPKETMGLGTGDCHSCKLKETQREDTMKLHSSLTSFTYRGTDYSVNDCVYLSPHHFGTDERGIETFKGGKNVGLNAYVVCQLLGIESPKGSKQPCPISTMVKVRRFFRPEDISVEKAYCSDIRELYYSDETTMMPVSAIEGKCEVRKKQDIPVANYPAIFDHIFFCEHLYDPEKGAIKKLPGSVKLSSPSERQISDAAQRKKKGKCKEGEIIPDENENKKDLPLENRLATLDIFAGCGGLSEGLQQAGVSVTKWAIEYEEPAGEAFSLNHPEALTFVNNCNVILRAVMKACGDADDCISTSEAIELAEKLDDKEINNLPRPGQVEFINGGPPCQGFSGMNRFNQSTWSKVQCEMILAFLSFAEYFRPKYFLLENVRNFVSFNKGQTFRLTLASLLEMGYQVKFGILEAGAYGISQSRKRAFIWAASPEEILPEWPEPMHVFGSPELKISLSDNTRYAAVPSTAGGAPFRPITVRDTIGDLPAVGNGASVTTMEYKSEPASWFQKKIRGDVIVLNDHISKEMNELNLIRCQRIPKRPGADWRDLPDEKVRLSNGQMHDLIPWCLPNTAKRHNQWKGLFGRLDWEGNFPTSITDPQPMGKVGMCFHPEQDRILTVRECARSQGFPDSYKFAGNIQHKHRQIGNAVPPPLAYALGRKLREAIETKSSKSVLS; from the exons ATGGCGAAGAAGACTAGGAGCCAATTAATGGCTACATCCAATGATCTAAAAGAGTCGGACACAAAAAATGTTAAAGCAGTCAAACCAAAGCAGAAGAGAAATAGGTTGGAAAATGGTGAACAGGTTGTTGGTGTTAGGAAAATGCCAAAGCGTGCTGCTGCATGCTCAGATTTTAAGGTGAAAACTATTCAATTACCAGAAAAATCTTCTATTATTGAATGCAAAAGGGAGGTGACAGTGGAAGATGAGATAGCTGCTGTCGGCTTGACGACGTTGGGGCAGGATGATTCTCGGCCGAATAGGAGACTAACTGAATTTACATTTCATGACGAGGATGGAAAGCCACAGGCTGTTGAAATGTTAGAAGTAAATGATTTGTTCATTTCAGGTGTTATCTTGCCTTTTGAAGACACTCCGGATAAAGAGAAGAATAAGGGTGTTAGGTGTGAAGGATTTGGACGGATTGAGTCTTGGACAATATCTGGTTATGAAGATGGCTCACCGACTATATGGATCTCCACTGATGTTGCTGATTATGATTGTGTTAGGCCTGCAGGTGGATACAAAAAGCTATATAATATCTTCTATGAAAAAGCCAATGCCTGTGTGGAGGTCTACAAGAAATTGGCAAGGACTTCTGGTGGGAATCCAGATTTGACATTGGAGGAATTGCTTGGTGGAGTAGTACGCTCCTTGAACAGTAGTAGAAATTTTCCTGCTGGGATGTCTGTCAAAGATTTTATCTTTTTGCAGGGGGAATTTATATATAATCAACTTATTGGTTTAGACGATACATCGAAGAAAAATGACCAAGTTTTCACAGACTTGCCTGTGCTTTGTGCCCTAAGGGATGAAAGCAGAAAACAAGGGAACTTGCTACCAAATGCAGGCACATTTGATGGGTTCACAAATCTTGGTTTGAAGATTAAAGATGGAGAGCAACTCAATCCTCCCAATATAACTGGATCTGGAGTCGAGGAAGATGAGGATTTGAAATTGGCTAAGTTGCTCCAAGAAGAGGAGTATTGGCGATCTGCAAAGCAAAGAAAAAATCAGCGTTCTACGACTTCATCAAACAAGTTCTACATCAAAATCAATGAGGATGAAATTGCAAATGACTATCCTCTGCCTGCCTTTTACAAAACTACGAAAGACGAAATGGATGAATATGTTATCTTTGATGGGGATATGGATGTATGTGATCCTGATGACCTTCCTCGAAGCATGCTTCATAACTGGTCCCTTTACAACTCTGATTCTCGGCTTATTTCCTTAGAACTCCTTCCCATGAAACCTTGTGATGACATTGATGTGACAATATATGGGTCAGGGATCATGACTGCTGACGATGGAAGTGGTTTCTGTCTTGATGCCGATACCAGTCAGTCATGCTCGTCTCAAATGCAGAACACGGATGGGATTCCAATTTATTTGAGTGCTATAAAGGAGTGGATGATTGAATTCGGATCTTCAATGGTGTTCATATCAATTCGCACTGACATGGCCTG GTACCGGTTGGGAAAGCCATCCAAGCAGTATGCTCCATGGTATCAAACAGTACTAAAAACTGCAAGGCTTGCAATAAGCATTATTACGTTACTGAAGGAGCAGAGTCGTGCCTCAAAACTTTCTTTTGCagtaattattaaaaaaatttctgAATTTGATAAGAACAATCCTGCTTATATCTCTTCCATCCCATCGGTTGTTGAGAGATATGTGGTGGTACATGGACAGATAATACTGCAAACCTTTTCTGAATATCCAGATGATATGATCCGGAAGTGCGCTTTTATAACTGGGCTTAGTGATAAAATGGAGGAAAGGCATCATACCAAGTGGTTGGTAAAGAAGAAGGCTGTTCTAAAGCAGGAGGCAAATATGAATCCAAGAGCCTCAATGAAACCTGTAACTTCAAGAAAGGCTATGCCTGCTACTACAACTAAATTGATAAACAGGATTTGGGGAGAATTTTACTCAAACTATTCGCCAGAAGACTTGAAAGAGGCAGATAATAATGAAACAAAAGAAGATGAACcagaagaagaggaggaggtTGAAGACGAAGAATCAGAAGAGGTTGAAGAGGAAGATGTTCAAGTGGATTTGAAAACTAAAGAATCAAAGCCTGTTGTAAAGCCTGCGAAGGCAAAGCTTTCTGAGGGAAATAATAAATGGGATGGTAAAATAGTAGGCAAAACAAGTCAAGGCTATCCTCTTTACAAACAAGCCATTGTCCATGGAGATTTGGTTGCTGTGGGTGGTTTTGTGTATGTGGAAACAGATAATGTACATGACTTGCCTGCCTTATATCTTGTGGAGTACATGTATGAAAAATccaatggaaaaaaaatggttCATGGTAGACTGATAGTTAGAGGATTGGAGACTGTTTTAGGCAATGCTGCCAAGGAGCGAGAGGTTTTTCTTACCAATGATTGTCTGGAATTTGAGTTGAACGAAATTAGAGAAACAGTGGTTGTAGAGAGTTGCATGAGGCCTTGGGGATATCAGCACCGCAAGGCTAATGCCAAGATGGATAAGGCTGACGAGGAAAGAGCAGAGGAGAGGAAACGTAGAGGGCTGCCTATGGAGTTTTATTGTAAAAGCTTATATTGGCCTGAAAAAGGTGCTTTCTTTTGTCTTCCAAAAGAGACCATGGGGTTGGGAACTGGAGATTGCCATTCTTGTAAACTAAAGGAAACCCAAAGAGAGGACACCATGAAATTGCATTCTTCTTTGACGAGCTTTACATACAGGGGAACTGACTATTCTGTTAATGATTGTGTTTACTTATCTCCTCATCATTTTGGAACTGATGAAAGAGGCATCGAGACATTCAAGGGGGGGAAAAATGTAGGCCTCAATGCTTATGTTGTTTGTCAATTGCTGGGAATTGAATCACCCAAGGGCTCAAAACAACCTTGTCCGATATCAACTATGGTCAAAGTTAGGAGATTTTTTAGACCAGAGGACATTTCAGTAGAAAAGGCATACTGCTCAGATATTAGAGAA CTGTACTACAGTGATGAAACAACAATGATGCCTGTTTCTGCTATAGAAGGAAAGTGTGAAGTACGAAAAAAGCAGGATATCCCAGTGGCAAACTATCCTGCTATCTTTGATCACATCTTCTTTTGCGAACATCTCTATGATCCAGAGAAGGGAGCTATCAAAAAG tTGCCAGGTAGTGTGAAACTAAGTTCCCCTTCCGAAAGGCAAATTAGCGATGCTgcacaaagaaagaaaaaagggaagTGTAAAGAAGGAGAAATTATACCtgatgaaaatgaaaacaaaaaagatttGCCACTTGAAAATCGTTTGGCTACTCTGGATATATTTGCTGGCTGTGGTGGCTTATCTGAGGGTCTGCAGCAAGCAG GCGTTTCAGTTACCAAATGGGCCATTGAATATGAAGAGCCTGCAGGTGAAGCATTTAGTCTCAATCATCCAGAGGCATTGACATTTGTGAATAATTGCAATGTGATCCTAAG GGCTGTCATGAAAGCATGTGGTGATGCAGATGATTGTATATCAACTTCTGAAGCCATTGAACTCGCAGAAAAACTTGATGACAAGGAGATCAATAATCTGCCTCGTCCAGGACAAGTTGAGTTCATCAATGGAGGACCTCCTTGTCAG GGTTTTTCTGGAATGAATCGTTTTAATCAGAGTACTTGGAGTAAGGTCCAATGTGAGATGATTTTGGCATTCTTATCCTTTGCTGAATACTTTCGTCCAAAGTATTTTCTCCTGGAGAACGTGAGGAATTTTGTTTCCTTTAATAAAGGGCAAACTTTTCGCCTTACTTTAGCTTCACTTCTTGAGATGGGATATCAG gtaaaatttggtattctAGAGGCTGGGGCATATGGAATCTCTCAATCTAGAAAACGTGCATTCATATGGGCAGCATCTCCTGAGGAAATTCTACCAGAATGGCCCGAGCCAATGCATGTCTTTGGTAGCCCGGAGCTCAAGATTTCATTGTCTGATAATACTCGATATGCTGCTGTTCCTAGTACAGCGGGAGGTGCACCGTTTCGTCCAATTACTGTCAGAGATACAATTGGAGATCTACCAGCTGTTGGAAATGGAGCTTCTGTGACAACGATGGAG TACAAGAGCGAACCAGCATCTTGGTTCCAGAAGAAGATTCGAGGAGATGTCATTGTTTTGAATGATCATATATCAAAAGAAATGAACGAGCTAAATCTTATTAGATGTCAAAGAATTCCGAAACGCCCAGGTGCTGATTGGCGAGATCTTCCAGATGAGAAG GTTCGGTTGTCTAATGGACAAATGCATGATTTGATACCCTGGTGCCTGCCCAATACAGCCAAGAGGCACAACCAATGGAAAGGCTTGTTCGGCCGGTTGGATTGGGAAGGGAACTTTCCCACTTCAATTACTGACCCGCAACCAATGGGCAAGGTCGGAATGTGTTTCCATCCTGAGCAGGATAGGATACTTACCGTCCGTGAATGTGCTCGATCTCAA GGATTCCCAGATAGCTACAAATTTGCTGGtaatattcaacacaaacacaGGCAAATTGGGAATGCGGTTCCTCCTCCATTGGCATATGCTCTGGGGAGGAAACTCAGAGAAGCAATAGAGACGAAAAGCTCCAAATCAGTGTTGAGTTGA